In a genomic window of Aricia agestis chromosome 2, ilAriAges1.1, whole genome shotgun sequence:
- the LOC121736846 gene encoding DDB1- and CUL4-associated factor 13, translated as MASLKVKVISRNPEDYLRATKKDIHKIPRNYDPTLHPLEGPREYVRALNAVKLERVFAKPFIGSLDGHRDGVSSLAKHPSRLALLASGAFDGEIRLWDLASRKCLRNFVAHEGWVRSICYTPSGEYFTSVGDDKTIKTWKSNVQSEDDEDPVNTLLSMSVVSGVTHHRTKQIFATCGEHCQLWESTRNEPIKVFKWGVDSLHHVAFNQVESNLLASCASDRSIILYDCRENGPLRKVVMELRSNALSWNPMEAFIFTVANEDYNLYTFDVRKLKQPVNVHMDHTSAVIDVDYSPTGKEFVAGSYDKTVRLFESLKGHSRDVYHTKRMQRLTCVKWSLDNKYILTGSDEMNIRMWKARASEKLGVLKPRERTALNYTEALKEKFGSHPQIKRIARHRHVPKHILNAQNELRTIREKSKRKEANKRAHSKKGAVPFSVERKKHVVKEDE; from the exons ATGGCtagtttaaaagtaaaagttatAAGTCGTAACCCTGAAGATTATTTACGGGCTACGAAAAAGGATATTCATAAAA tTCCAAGAAACTATGATCCTACCCTTCACCCTCTGGAAGGTCCAAGAGAGTATGTCAGAGCTCTTAATGCTGTAAAACTAGAGAGAGTATTCGCCAAGCCATTTATAGGGAGTTTAGATGGGCACAGAGATGGAGTGTCAAGTCTCGCGAAGCATCCAAGCAGACTAGCGTTGTTGGCCAGCGGTGCATTCGATGGCGAGATAAGACTCTGGGATTTGGCGAGTCGAAAGTGCTTACGAAATTTTGTTGCTCACGAAGGGTGGGTGAGGTCCATATGTTACACGCCTAGCGGTGAATACTTCACTAGTGTTGGTGATGACAAAACAATCAAGACATGGAAATCAAATGTGCAGTCGGAGGATGATGAGGACCCAGTTAATACACTGTTGAGTATGTCTGTAGTGTCAGGAGTAACACATCACCGGACCAAACAAATATTTGCCACATGTGGGGAGCATTGCCAGTTGTGGGAGAGCACAAGGAATGAGCCCATTAAGGTTTTCAAGTGGGGAGTTGACAGCCTTCACCATGTAGCATTTAACCAG GTGGAAAGTAACTTATTGGCATCTTGTGCAAGTGACAGAAGTATTATCTTGTATGATTGTCGCGAGAATGGACCATTGAGAAAAGTAGTGATGGAGTTACGATCCAACGCACTTTCTTGGAATCCCATGGAAGCATTTATATTCACTGTGGCTAATGAAGACTACAA TCTCTACACATTTGATGTCAGGAAGCTCAAACAACCTGTAAATGTCCACATGGATCACACTTCAGCTGTTATTGATGTGGACTACTCACCAACAGGAAAAGAGTTTGTTGCTGGAAGCTATGACAAAACCGTCAGACTATTTGAAAGTCTAAAAGGACACTCTAGAGATGTATATCATACTAAGAGAATGCAAAGACTGACATGTGTGAAATGGTCCTTAGATAATAAATACATTCTTACTGGTTCTGATGAAATGAATATACGAATGTGGAAAGCTAGAGCTTCAGAAAAACTTGGAGTG CTTAAACCTCGGGAGCGCACAGCTTTGAACTACACTGAAGCTCTCAAGGAGAAGTTTGGTAGTCACCCACAGATTAAACGCATTGCAAGACATAGGCATGTACCTAAACACATACTGAATGCTCAAAATGAATTGAGAACCATAAGAGAAAAGTCTAAGAGGAAAGAAGCAAACAAGCGCGCACATAGCAAGAAAGGAGCAGTACCATTCTCAGTGGAGCGCAAAAAACATGTTGTTAAAGAAGATGAGTAA